In Caldicellulosiruptor morganii, the following proteins share a genomic window:
- a CDS encoding ABC transporter permease, with product MQNNQRTYRSEFFKELDKNFPLFVMALPGVILLIAFSYLPLFGLIIAFKDVHYDVGILKSPWVGFKNFEFLFKTPDAFVITRNTLLYNFAFIVFGNLAAIATAIALSEMRARFMAKFYQSVMFLPYFLSWVVVAYMAFAFLSVDLGILNTLVLPKLGIEPIAWYVEPKPWPVIIILANLWKYTGYNAVIYLAAITGIDPEYYEAALIDGATKWQQIRHITFPLLSPLVVVLVLLGIGRIFYADFGLFYQLPMNSGALYDVTNVIDTYVYRTLMGMNDIGMASAASFYQSIMGFILVLTSNLIVRRLDPEKALF from the coding sequence ATGCAAAACAATCAGCGCACTTATCGAAGTGAATTTTTTAAAGAACTTGACAAAAATTTTCCCTTATTTGTAATGGCACTGCCGGGGGTAATTCTTCTAATTGCTTTTTCCTACCTTCCACTGTTTGGACTTATCATAGCATTTAAAGATGTACATTACGATGTGGGGATTTTAAAAAGTCCATGGGTTGGCTTTAAAAACTTTGAATTTTTGTTTAAAACACCGGATGCGTTCGTAATCACAAGAAATACTCTCTTGTATAACTTTGCATTCATTGTTTTTGGCAATTTAGCTGCGATAGCAACAGCAATTGCTCTGAGTGAGATGAGGGCAAGGTTTATGGCAAAGTTCTACCAGTCGGTAATGTTTCTACCCTATTTTTTATCATGGGTTGTTGTTGCTTACATGGCGTTTGCGTTTTTAAGTGTTGACCTTGGGATACTCAATACACTGGTATTGCCGAAGCTCGGGATAGAGCCAATTGCATGGTATGTTGAGCCAAAGCCATGGCCTGTGATAATTATTTTGGCAAATCTTTGGAAATACACAGGGTACAATGCGGTTATTTATCTGGCTGCAATTACAGGTATTGATCCTGAATACTATGAAGCAGCGCTCATAGATGGGGCAACAAAATGGCAGCAAATAAGACATATTACATTTCCACTTTTGTCACCGCTTGTTGTTGTGCTTGTTTTGCTTGGCATAGGAAGAATATTTTATGCAGACTTTGGGCTTTTCTATCAGCTTCCCATGAACAGCGGAGCGCTATATGATGTTACAAACGTCATTGATACATATGTGTACAGGACACTTATGGGAATGAATGACATAGGAATGGCTTCGGCAGCAAGTTTTTACCAGTCCATTATGGGATTTATACTTGTTTTGACTTCAAATCTTATTGTTCGAAGACTTGATCCTGAAAAAGCGCTCTTTTAA